One Vibrio tapetis subsp. tapetis DNA segment encodes these proteins:
- a CDS encoding PKD domain-containing protein, with protein sequence MKTSLKWILISFAIPALAACNGGGSDANKDVDATKNQVPIAVAGQDQNVAFGSLVKLDGKNSTDKDKQLLTYKWSLKAKPAGSAATLSATDVVAPQFTPDKAGTYVVSLMVNDGKVDSKAVDVTIVVAPKAINSLPVVNAGADKTHAIGSPVSITATATDADNDALTYAWSIQTQAANSTPTLTNGDTKTVTLNANTQGDYTLQLSVSDGKDTVKDSVTVTLEPANVAPVAKAGADQTVAKTAVVNLDGSGSSDANNDAILYEWAFVSKPANSVANLTGANTATPSFTADLVGEYVVSLTASDGHLKSTASNVKVTVTEAVKNELKIVFHDRDPALNVLPYVFEPITINKTFADPKPATYKIASFSLEAVGQDYTLKEVTAWGLMGVVQPIIKGVVEGQVIKAGETVEIELLSPLTGGQQAMLSFSVIIAEDISNYMVAATYLFTTN encoded by the coding sequence ATGAAAACAAGTTTGAAATGGATATTGATATCATTCGCCATCCCCGCATTAGCGGCATGTAATGGTGGAGGTTCAGATGCAAACAAAGACGTTGATGCCACTAAGAACCAAGTGCCAATCGCAGTTGCTGGGCAAGATCAAAACGTCGCTTTTGGCTCACTCGTCAAACTTGATGGCAAAAACAGTACCGACAAAGACAAACAACTATTAACCTATAAATGGTCATTAAAAGCTAAACCCGCAGGCAGTGCGGCCACCTTAAGTGCGACAGATGTGGTGGCTCCACAGTTTACCCCAGACAAAGCGGGGACGTATGTCGTAAGCCTAATGGTCAACGACGGAAAAGTAGACAGCAAAGCCGTTGATGTGACCATTGTTGTCGCACCTAAAGCGATCAATTCTTTACCTGTGGTTAACGCTGGCGCCGATAAGACGCACGCTATCGGTAGCCCTGTGTCTATTACCGCAACGGCAACCGATGCAGATAACGATGCCTTAACTTACGCTTGGTCAATTCAAACCCAAGCCGCTAACAGCACGCCAACCCTGACCAATGGCGACACAAAAACCGTCACTTTAAATGCGAATACCCAAGGCGACTACACACTGCAATTGTCGGTATCGGATGGTAAAGACACAGTAAAAGACTCAGTAACCGTAACCTTAGAACCGGCAAACGTTGCACCCGTTGCAAAAGCAGGAGCAGATCAAACCGTGGCTAAAACCGCCGTCGTCAACTTAGATGGCAGCGGAAGTTCAGACGCCAACAACGACGCAATACTCTACGAATGGGCGTTTGTCTCTAAACCAGCCAATAGTGTTGCCAACCTAACCGGTGCGAATACGGCCACGCCAAGCTTTACGGCCGACTTAGTAGGTGAATATGTTGTGTCGTTGACTGCAAGCGATGGGCACTTGAAGAGCACCGCATCGAACGTCAAAGTGACGGTCACGGAAGCGGTTAAAAATGAGCTGAAAATTGTTTTTCATGATCGAGATCCAGCTCTGAATGTATTGCCTTATGTCTTTGAACCCATCACCATCAACAAAACATTCGCAGATCCAAAACCTGCTACTTACAAAATTGCCAGTTTCAGTCTAGAAGCGGTTGGCCAAGACTACACGTTAAAAGAAGTTACCGCATGGGGACTAATGGGTGTTGTACAGCCAATAATAAAAGGAGTGGTAGAAGGACAAGTAATTAAAGCAGGAGAAACGGTCGAAATTGAGCTTCTGTCCCCGCTAACAGGCGGCCAGCAAGCGATGCTTTCATTTAGCGTTATCATTGCAGAAGACATTAGTAACTATATGGTTGCCGCTACTTACCTTTTCACAACTAACTAA
- a CDS encoding PKD domain-containing protein: MKNRFKWFASVATLSLLLGCNGGGSGDSPDIDPSKLNNQAPIAIAGVNQNVKVATRVKLDGTGSVDKDHDLITYQWQFESKPQNSQATIHNPRQCQRPF; this comes from the coding sequence ATGAAAAACAGATTTAAGTGGTTTGCCAGCGTGGCGACATTATCTCTCTTACTGGGCTGCAACGGAGGCGGTAGCGGCGACAGTCCCGATATCGACCCGAGCAAACTGAACAATCAAGCCCCCATCGCGATTGCCGGTGTGAATCAAAATGTAAAAGTAGCCACTAGAGTCAAACTAGATGGCACTGGCAGCGTTGATAAAGACCACGACCTCATCACGTATCAATGGCAATTTGAATCAAAACCTCAAAATAGCCAAGCCACAATCCACAATCCAAGACAGTGCCAGCGCCCTTTCTGA
- a CDS encoding PKD domain-containing protein, whose amino-acid sequence MNQNLKIAKPQSTIQDSASALSEFTADIEGTYIVNLIVNDGKTNSRPNSVRIIVASTTTNSPPTIRKMNDRKLNLVTTAHLFASASDADKDELFYQWEIIERPNNSQPELLYRNHGGKKNSVRFKTDTAGDYIIQVTVSDGKAISTETFTLSYYYANVPPSAETGSAIYATEGMTIPLDASMSKDPNGDPITYQWHFVSKPANSNTVIVDPSAKISEFYADAPGIYAVGLTVSDGEFTDEPYKPFYVKVFGLQMHTKLLVGDDTEMQILPYKQEFVVDKSIETGDIPTEYILGSYTIEAVGKDVTISGISAKNYSESEVTPYFIGLAEGEIVTVKKGERVTFQLATPPTSGQSVRLGFGFSWSLNGYGDFSAQERFWAGYQFKSR is encoded by the coding sequence TTGAATCAAAACCTCAAAATAGCCAAGCCACAATCCACAATCCAAGACAGTGCCAGCGCCCTTTCTGAATTTACAGCAGACATAGAAGGTACTTACATCGTCAATTTGATCGTCAATGACGGCAAAACCAACAGTAGGCCAAATTCAGTACGGATCATTGTGGCTTCCACGACCACCAATTCGCCTCCGACAATCAGAAAAATGAACGATAGAAAACTCAACTTGGTCACCACTGCACACTTGTTTGCCAGCGCAAGTGATGCAGACAAAGATGAGTTATTTTACCAATGGGAAATCATTGAGCGACCAAATAATAGCCAACCTGAATTACTTTACAGGAACCATGGTGGCAAAAAAAACTCTGTTCGATTCAAGACCGATACCGCTGGAGACTACATTATCCAAGTGACCGTATCGGACGGGAAAGCCATCAGCACCGAAACTTTCACTTTGAGTTATTACTACGCCAACGTCCCGCCGTCAGCTGAAACGGGATCTGCAATCTACGCAACCGAAGGGATGACTATTCCTCTTGATGCGAGCATGAGCAAAGACCCAAATGGCGACCCCATCACTTACCAATGGCATTTTGTTTCTAAACCAGCCAATTCAAATACCGTCATTGTTGATCCGAGCGCAAAAATCAGTGAATTCTATGCCGATGCACCAGGCATCTATGCTGTTGGTTTAACCGTTAGTGATGGCGAGTTTACTGATGAGCCATACAAGCCATTTTATGTGAAAGTATTTGGGCTACAAATGCATACAAAGCTACTTGTAGGTGACGACACGGAAATGCAGATTCTCCCTTATAAACAAGAATTTGTGGTCGATAAAAGCATAGAAACTGGAGATATTCCCACCGAGTACATATTGGGAAGCTACACCATTGAAGCCGTGGGTAAAGATGTCACGATCAGTGGGATCAGCGCCAAAAACTACAGTGAGTCTGAAGTGACTCCCTACTTTATTGGCCTAGCAGAAGGCGAAATCGTTACGGTTAAAAAGGGGGAACGCGTTACCTTCCAGTTAGCAACACCTCCCACTAGCGGCCAATCAGTACGATTAGGATTTGGTTTTTCATGGAGCCTAAACGGCTACGGCGATTTTAGCGCTCAAGAACGATTCTGGGCTGGGTATCAGTTCAAGAGCCGTTAA